The following coding sequences lie in one Zingiber officinale cultivar Zhangliang chromosome 2B, Zo_v1.1, whole genome shotgun sequence genomic window:
- the LOC122046590 gene encoding G-type lectin S-receptor-like serine/threonine-protein kinase At4g27290, whose amino-acid sequence MARMQLFLLQFFEIVLAQTFFLLGQSSSGDILLGNNSLIDGQTLVSMGGVFQLGFFSPINDSATAYIGIWYYNHPPTENKVVWVANRNKSVNTSMASLNLTSDGNLILFEKGTKVWSTGTFAELNSARLQLLDSGNLVLTAGNSNRILWQSFDHASDTLLPGMKLGFNFRTNISWQFMPWMSATDPSPGKYAAKMEAYNVPDFFTLSVNGSVKLFRTGPWNGQWFTGLPTTGNSILARNVNFTYVSNQNETYYMTEYRTRSPQLIRLVVDANLTFKRWIFDGRDWRVFLSFPSDDCDYYNHCGRNSVCTKGYYSTSCRCLEGFVENKSVVGCARKEPLLCSSNQFSKELKVKVPDTENATSRGKISLNACKKSCLDDCSCVAYAVINGPYGCITWRGELLDLRSFIDGGDDLYIRLPESSTSNWKELVWAIVVIPVLLGILLLCRAGVLARRRRNRASTSRLQLQFPKVQKDSISTLDVLPSYDLRTIKAATNDFSERNKLGEGGFGIVYKGQLEDEQKIAVKKLSRYSSQGPDEFQNELSLIAKLQHRNLVRLLGCCMEGDERLLILEYMENKSLDAFIYDKTKSSLLNWQKRFNIIIGIARGLLYLHQDSRLRVIHRDLKLSNILLDKDMNPKISDFGIARIFEGDNALEDATTRPVGTFGYMAPEYISYGLFSFKSDVFSFGVIVLEIISGKKNRIFSQTDTSLNLLGHVYKLWKEGRSLEILDDTLNESYTIEEVLRCIQMSLLCIQDNSEDRPTMTEVMTMLASEDQLLTPLKQPTITTTNSEGSLTTNEMSFTLVGR is encoded by the exons ATGGCGCGGATGCAGCTCTTTCTCCTACAGTTCTTTGAAATAGTATTAGCACAGACATTCTTTCTACTTGGCCAATCTTCATCTG GAGATATATTGTTGGGGAACAACTCACTTATCGATGGCCAGACATTGGTCTCGATGGGGGGCGTGTTCCAACTCGGCTTCTTCAGTCCGATAAACGATTCTGCGACTGCATACATAGGAATTTGGTACTACAATCACCCACCAACAGAAAACAAAGTAGTATGGGTCGCCAATAGGAATAAGTCCGTCAACACATCCATGGCATCGTTGAATCTGACTTCCGACGGAAATCTAATCTTATTTGAGAAAGGAACAAAGGTTTGGTCGACGGGAACATTCGCAGAACTAAATTCTGCACGTTTGCAGCTTTTAGACTCAGGAAACCTCGTGCTGACTGCCGGCAATTCTAACAGAATTCTATGGCAGAGCTTCGACCATGCGTCTGACACTCTTCTCCCTGGCATGAAGCTAGGATTCAACTTCCGGACCAACATTTCGTGGCAGTTCATGCCATGGATGAGTGCCACAGACCCTTCTCCGGGCAAGTACGCCGCCAAAATGGAGGCGTATAATGTTCCGGATTTTTTCACACTGAGTGTGAATGGATCCGTCAAACTCTTCCGCACTGGGCCATGGAACGGGCAATGGTTCACCGGCCTTCCAACGACGGGGAACAGCATCTTGGCGAGGAACGTAAACTTCACATACGTGTCCAACCAGAATGAGACCTACTACATGACTGAATATCGGACTCGATCGCCACAGCTAATCCGATTGGTAGTGGACGCCAACTTAACCTTCAAACGTTGGATTTTTGATGGGAGAGATTGGAGAGTTTTCTTGTCGTTTCCAAGCGACGACTGCGATTACTACAACCATTGTGGTCGCAACAGCGTTTGCACCAAGGGCTACTACTCAACCTCCTGTCGTTGCTTGGAAGGTTTTGTGGAGAACAAAAGCGTCGTCGGATGCGCGAGGAAGGAGCCCTTGCTTTGCTCGTCGAACCAGTTTTCGAAGGAGCTGAAGGTGAAGGTGCCCGACACCGAGAACGCAACCTCACGAGGCAAGATTAGTCTGAATGCGTGCAAGAAATCGTGCTTGGATGATTGCTCCTGCGTCGCGTATGCAGTGATCAATGGGCCTTATGGCTGCATAACTTGGCGCGGTGAGTTGTTGGATCTCAGAAGTTTTATTGACGGAGGAGACGATTTATACATTCGGCTTCCAG AATCATCGACGTCAAATTGGAAGGAGCTCGTGTGGGCAATAGTAGTCATTCCGGTGTTGCTGGGAATTCTTCTACTGTGTCGTGCAGGCGTACTCGCTCGGAGGAGGAGAAACAGAGCATCAACCAGCAGATTGCAATTGCAGTTTCCAAAGGTGCAGAAAG ATTCTATCAGCACATTGGATGTACTTCCTTCATATGATCTGCGTACTATAAAAGCTGCAACAAATGATTTCTCCGAACGCAACAAACTTGGGGAAGGGGGATTTGGCATTGTTTACAAG GGTCAATTGGAAGATGAACAGAAGATTGCTGTCAAAAAATTATCAAGATACTCCTCCCAAGGCCCTGATGAGTTCCAGAATGAACTCTCATTGATAGCCAAGTTACAACATAGAAACCTTGTTCGTCTTCTAGGCTGCTGCATGGAAGGAGATGAGCGACTTCTCATACTTGAATACATGGAAAATAAAAGCCTTGATGCATTCATTTATG ATAAAACTAAAAGTTCGTTATTAAATTGGCAAAAACGTTTCAATATTATAATTGGGATCGCTCGAGGACTTCTATACTTGCATCAAGACTCCAGGTTGAGAGTCATTCATCGTGATCTTAAGCTGAGCAATATTCTGCTTGACAAGGATATGAATCCAAAGATTTCAGATTTTGGCATTGCAAGGATATTTGAAGGAGACAATGCTCTTGAGGATGCAACCACCAGGCCAGTTGGAACATT TGGTTACATGGCACCCGAGTACATATCATATGGacttttttcattcaagtcagaCGTGTTTAGCTTCGGTGTGATAGTATTAGAAATCATAAGTGGAAAAAAGAATAGAATATTCAGCCAAACTGATACAAGTTTAAATCTTTTAGGACAT GTATATAAACTTTGGAAAGAAGGAAGGTCTTTAGAGATTCTTGATGATACACTAAATGAATCATATACAATAGAAGAAGTTCTACGTTGTATCCAAATGAGTCTTTTATGTATCCAAGATAACAGTGAAGATAGGCCAACAATGACAGAAGTAATGACTATGTTGGCAAGTGAGGACCAGCTCCTCACCCCGCTTAAGCAACCTACAATAACAACAACTAATAGCGAAGGAAGTCTCACTACCAACGAAATGAGTTTCACACTTGTAGGTCGATGA